A DNA window from Allokutzneria albata contains the following coding sequences:
- the acs gene encoding acetate--CoA ligase — protein sequence MAPPSGNDAGQSGNALDNLLTESRTFPPSAEFAEQANATSDLAERASADREAFWAEQAGRLSWTSDWDQVLDWSAAPFAKWFVGGKLNVAYNCVDRHVDSGHGDQVAIHWEGEPGDSRAITYADLKDEVGKAANALASLGLTAGDRVAIYMPMIPEAIYSMLACARLGLTHSVVFAGFSAEALRSRIEDAEAKLVITTDGQFRRGKPAPLKTAVDEAVAQTPTIQNVLVVKRTDTDVEWTEGRDLWWHDVVDGQSTEHTPESFDSEHPLFILYTSGTTGKPKGILHTSGGYLTQAAYTHHYVFDHKAGEDVYWCTADIGWVTGHSYIVYGPLANRATQVVYEGTPNTPHEGRHWEIVQKYKVSIYYTAPTLIRTFMKWGADIPAKYDLSSLRVLGSVGEPINPEAWMWYREHVGGNRCPIVDTWWQTETGAIMIAPLPGVTACKPGSAMGPLPGIGAKVVDESGVAVGKGGGGYLVLDQPWPSMLRGIWGDEERFRDTYWSRFAEQGFYFAGDGAKYDSDGAVWLLGRVDDVMNVSGHRISTTEVESALVSHAKVAEAAVVGASDPTTGQGIVAFVILRGGATEGGDIAKELRDHVAKEIGPIAKPRQIMVVPELPKTRSGKIMRRLLRDVAENRQVGDVTTLADSTVMDLISSGLNRGSDD from the coding sequence ATGGCCCCACCGAGCGGCAACGACGCCGGGCAGAGCGGGAACGCTCTGGACAACCTGCTCACCGAGAGTCGCACGTTCCCGCCCAGCGCGGAGTTCGCCGAGCAGGCCAACGCCACGTCCGACCTGGCCGAGCGCGCCTCCGCCGACCGCGAGGCGTTCTGGGCGGAGCAGGCCGGGCGGCTGAGCTGGACCTCCGACTGGGACCAGGTCCTGGACTGGTCGGCGGCCCCGTTCGCGAAGTGGTTCGTCGGCGGCAAGCTCAACGTCGCCTACAACTGCGTCGACCGGCACGTCGACTCCGGGCACGGGGACCAGGTCGCGATCCACTGGGAAGGCGAGCCCGGGGACTCCCGCGCGATCACCTACGCCGACCTCAAGGACGAGGTGGGCAAGGCCGCCAACGCGCTGGCCTCGCTCGGCCTCACCGCGGGCGACCGCGTGGCGATCTACATGCCGATGATCCCCGAGGCGATCTACTCGATGCTCGCGTGCGCGCGGCTCGGTCTGACCCACAGCGTGGTCTTCGCCGGGTTCTCCGCCGAGGCGCTGCGCTCGCGCATCGAGGACGCCGAGGCAAAGCTCGTGATCACCACCGACGGCCAGTTCCGCCGCGGCAAGCCCGCCCCGCTGAAGACCGCGGTGGACGAGGCCGTGGCGCAGACGCCGACGATCCAGAACGTGTTGGTGGTCAAGCGAACCGACACCGACGTCGAGTGGACCGAGGGCCGCGACCTCTGGTGGCACGACGTCGTCGACGGCCAGTCCACCGAGCACACCCCCGAGTCCTTCGACTCCGAGCACCCGCTGTTCATCCTCTACACCTCGGGCACCACGGGGAAGCCGAAGGGCATCCTGCACACCTCGGGCGGCTACCTGACCCAGGCGGCCTACACGCACCACTACGTCTTCGACCACAAGGCGGGCGAGGACGTCTACTGGTGCACCGCCGACATCGGCTGGGTCACCGGGCACTCCTACATCGTCTACGGGCCGCTGGCCAACCGCGCCACGCAGGTGGTCTACGAGGGCACGCCGAACACCCCGCACGAGGGCCGCCACTGGGAGATCGTGCAGAAGTACAAGGTCTCCATCTACTACACGGCGCCGACCCTCATCCGGACCTTCATGAAGTGGGGCGCGGACATCCCGGCGAAGTACGACCTGTCCTCGCTGCGCGTGCTGGGCAGCGTCGGCGAGCCGATCAACCCCGAGGCGTGGATGTGGTACCGCGAGCACGTCGGCGGGAACCGCTGCCCCATCGTGGACACCTGGTGGCAGACGGAGACCGGCGCGATCATGATCGCCCCGCTGCCCGGGGTGACCGCGTGCAAGCCGGGCTCGGCCATGGGCCCGCTGCCCGGCATCGGCGCGAAGGTCGTCGACGAGTCGGGCGTCGCGGTCGGCAAGGGCGGCGGCGGTTACCTGGTGCTGGACCAGCCGTGGCCGTCGATGCTGCGCGGCATCTGGGGCGATGAGGAGCGCTTCCGCGACACCTACTGGTCGCGCTTCGCCGAGCAGGGCTTCTACTTCGCGGGCGACGGCGCCAAGTACGACAGCGACGGCGCGGTCTGGCTGCTCGGCCGGGTGGACGACGTGATGAACGTGTCCGGGCACCGCATCTCCACCACCGAGGTGGAGTCGGCGCTGGTCTCGCACGCCAAGGTGGCCGAGGCGGCCGTGGTCGGCGCGAGCGACCCGACGACGGGCCAGGGCATCGTGGCCTTCGTGATCCTGCGCGGCGGGGCCACCGAGGGCGGTGACATCGCGAAGGAGCTGCGCGACCACGTCGCCAAGGAGATCGGCCCGATCGCCAAGCCCCGGCAGATCATGGTCGTCCCCGAGCTGCCGAAGACGCGCTCCGGCAAGATCATGCGGCGGCTGCTGCGCGATGTCGCGGAGAACCGGCAGGTCGGTGACGTCACCACGCTGGCCGACTCGACCGTGATGGACCTGATCAGCTCGGGCCTGAACAGGGGTTCCGATGACTAA
- a CDS encoding GNAT family N-acetyltransferase — MTVDSRWWEQPVLIGRHVRLEPLTQEHAEGLHAAGKDPEIWRWLSWRQPVELADTRRIIAAGDADRERGFRLPWAQIDQRSGEVAGTTSYYEITPEHRGIAIGYTWIGAPWQRTALNTEAKLLLLARAFETLGANRVTWHTDIDNLRSQRAIARLGAQREGVHRHHRIRPDGTLRDTVTFSMIAEEWQEARQRLSSRLLD; from the coding sequence GTGACTGTTGACAGCAGGTGGTGGGAGCAGCCGGTCCTGATCGGCCGCCACGTCCGGCTCGAACCGCTGACCCAGGAGCACGCGGAGGGGCTGCACGCCGCGGGCAAGGACCCGGAGATCTGGCGCTGGCTGAGCTGGCGCCAGCCGGTCGAGCTCGCCGACACGCGGCGGATCATCGCCGCGGGCGACGCCGACCGCGAGCGCGGCTTCCGGCTGCCGTGGGCGCAGATCGACCAGCGCTCGGGCGAGGTGGCGGGCACGACGTCCTACTACGAGATCACCCCCGAGCACCGCGGCATCGCGATCGGCTACACCTGGATCGGCGCGCCGTGGCAGCGGACGGCGCTCAACACCGAGGCCAAGCTGCTGCTGCTGGCCAGGGCGTTCGAGACGCTGGGCGCGAACCGGGTCACCTGGCACACCGACATCGACAACCTGCGCTCGCAGCGGGCCATCGCCCGGCTCGGCGCGCAGCGCGAGGGCGTGCACCGGCACCACCGGATCCGCCCGGACGGCACCCTGCGGGACACCGTGACCTTCTCGATGATCGCCGAGGAGTGGCAGGAAGCGCGGCAGCGGCTGTCATCGCGGCTGCTCGACTAG
- a CDS encoding Fic family protein, whose amino-acid sequence MSEAVKSAREAIDELHRHPANRKGWPTTAAEASVRAARASAVLDGGSAEIPAGGEVSDPVLAGSLRVAESVGLLLTTWQRAPLQALARLHVLAAADLVPIAQSDALGRPKGDSETSTRLDLLAQLVAGGTEVPGPVLVAVVHGELLALDAFGAADGVVARAAARLTAIATGLDPKGLAVPEVHWMRKPDDYRKAAAAFATGEPDGVGEWIVFCCASMEAGAREGKSIADAALEA is encoded by the coding sequence GTGTCCGAGGCCGTGAAGTCCGCCAGGGAGGCGATCGACGAGCTGCACCGGCACCCGGCCAACCGCAAGGGCTGGCCGACCACCGCCGCCGAGGCGTCGGTGCGTGCCGCGCGGGCCTCGGCGGTCCTCGACGGCGGCAGCGCGGAGATCCCCGCCGGGGGCGAGGTGAGCGATCCCGTGCTCGCCGGGTCGCTGCGCGTGGCCGAGTCCGTCGGTTTACTGCTCACCACCTGGCAACGCGCACCGCTGCAGGCCCTCGCCCGGCTGCACGTGCTCGCCGCGGCCGACCTGGTGCCGATCGCCCAGTCCGACGCGCTCGGCAGGCCCAAGGGCGACTCGGAGACCTCGACCCGCCTCGACCTCCTCGCGCAGCTCGTCGCGGGTGGCACGGAGGTGCCCGGCCCGGTGCTGGTCGCCGTGGTGCACGGAGAGCTGCTCGCGCTGGACGCCTTCGGTGCGGCGGACGGCGTGGTCGCGCGGGCCGCGGCCCGGCTCACCGCCATCGCCACCGGTCTGGACCCCAAGGGGCTCGCGGTGCCGGAGGTGCACTGGATGCGCAAGCCGGACGACTACCGCAAGGCGGCCGCGGCCTTCGCGACCGGCGAACCGGACGGCGTCGGCGAGTGGATCGTGTTCTGCTGCGCCTCGATGGAGGCAGGTGCCCGCGAGGGCAAGAGCATCGCGGACGCGGCGCTCGAGGCCTGA
- the murQ gene encoding N-acetylmuramic acid 6-phosphate etherase: protein MTVPSPRPAVRVNAPTERRNPRTMDIDLLPTQEILRLINNEDRTVPDAVAATLPQLARAVDFAVAALRGGGKVHYVGAGTSGRLATLDAAELSPTFNAPDDWFLAHHAGGPAALIKAVENAEDDDEEGARVIREHAVAGDFVLGLAASGRTPYVLGALAEARRIGAHTGFVSSNPATASLVDVDVTIALETGPEAIAGSTRMKAGTAQKLVLTSFSTAVMIKLGRTYSNLMVSMRATNAKLRGRNVTILREATGLGEQECSDALQAADGDVKVALVCLLSGVDSAQAALALNETDGHVRDALVTLGAATR from the coding sequence ATGACCGTGCCAAGCCCTCGCCCGGCCGTCCGGGTCAACGCGCCGACCGAGCGCCGCAACCCGCGCACCATGGACATCGACCTGCTGCCGACGCAGGAGATCCTGCGCCTGATCAACAATGAGGACCGCACGGTCCCGGACGCGGTCGCGGCCACGCTGCCGCAGCTCGCGCGGGCCGTGGACTTCGCCGTCGCCGCGCTGCGCGGCGGGGGCAAGGTGCACTACGTCGGAGCGGGCACCTCCGGCCGCCTGGCCACGCTGGACGCCGCGGAGCTCTCGCCGACGTTCAACGCGCCCGACGACTGGTTCCTGGCCCACCACGCGGGCGGTCCCGCCGCGCTGATCAAGGCCGTGGAGAACGCCGAGGACGACGACGAGGAAGGCGCGCGGGTCATCCGCGAGCACGCCGTCGCCGGCGACTTCGTGCTCGGTCTCGCGGCCTCGGGCCGCACCCCGTACGTGCTCGGCGCGCTCGCCGAGGCGCGGCGGATCGGCGCGCACACCGGCTTCGTCTCCTCCAACCCGGCGACCGCGTCGCTGGTGGACGTGGACGTGACCATCGCGCTGGAGACCGGGCCCGAGGCGATCGCGGGCTCCACCAGGATGAAGGCGGGCACCGCGCAGAAGCTGGTGCTGACGTCCTTCTCCACCGCCGTCATGATCAAGCTCGGCCGCACGTACTCCAACCTGATGGTCAGCATGCGCGCCACCAACGCGAAGCTGCGCGGGCGCAACGTGACGATCCTGCGCGAGGCCACCGGGCTCGGCGAGCAGGAGTGCTCCGACGCCCTGCAGGCCGCGGACGGCGACGTGAAGGTCGCGCTGGTCTGCCTTCTGTCCGGTGTGGACAGTGCGCAGGCCGCGCTGGCGCTCAACGAGACCGACGGACACGTGCGCGACGCCCTGGTGACCCTGGGCGCGGCCACCCGCTGA
- a CDS encoding MurR/RpiR family transcriptional regulator — MASENGVAMDTGEASPLVRIRSLFPGLARAEQRVAQVVLADPATVAHRSITEVAEQAGTSETTVTRFCKAIGVGGYPDLRIALAADTARTAARADRDLGSDIGPGDDLRAVVNKVAFSDARAVEETADQIDVAELERVVEAMAIARRVDVYGVGASAFVAMDLQQKLHRIGRTSFAWSDTHIALTSAAVLTEGDVAVGITHSGATADTVEALRVARSRGAITVALTNFPRSPVTEVADYVLTTAARETTFRSGATASRIAQLTVIDCLFVGIAQRHHDSATAALEATYEAVSGHRLGPRPDGRRRQRESGK, encoded by the coding sequence ATGGCCTCAGAGAACGGCGTAGCTATGGACACCGGCGAAGCAAGCCCCCTCGTTCGGATCCGTTCACTGTTCCCGGGTCTCGCCCGTGCGGAGCAGCGGGTCGCCCAGGTCGTGCTCGCGGACCCGGCCACGGTGGCGCACCGGAGCATCACCGAGGTGGCCGAGCAGGCCGGTACCAGTGAAACGACGGTCACCCGGTTCTGCAAGGCGATCGGCGTAGGCGGTTACCCGGATCTGCGTATCGCCCTTGCGGCCGACACCGCTCGCACCGCCGCCCGTGCGGACCGGGACCTCGGCAGCGACATCGGACCGGGTGACGACCTGCGCGCCGTGGTCAACAAGGTCGCCTTCTCCGACGCCCGCGCGGTCGAGGAGACCGCGGACCAGATCGACGTCGCCGAGCTGGAGCGCGTGGTCGAGGCCATGGCCATCGCGCGCCGGGTCGACGTCTACGGCGTGGGCGCGAGCGCCTTCGTCGCCATGGACCTCCAGCAGAAGCTGCACCGCATCGGCCGCACCTCCTTCGCGTGGAGCGACACGCACATCGCGCTGACCTCGGCCGCCGTGCTCACCGAGGGCGACGTCGCGGTGGGCATCACCCACAGCGGCGCGACCGCGGACACCGTGGAGGCGCTGCGGGTCGCGCGCAGCCGCGGCGCGATCACCGTGGCCCTGACCAACTTCCCGCGCTCGCCGGTCACCGAGGTCGCCGACTACGTGCTGACCACCGCCGCGCGCGAGACCACGTTCCGCTCCGGAGCCACCGCGAGCCGGATCGCCCAGTTGACCGTGATCGACTGCCTGTTCGTCGGTATCGCGCAGCGGCACCACGACTCGGCGACCGCGGCCCTGGAGGCCACCTATGAGGCGGTGAGCGGTCACCGCCTCGGACCGCGGCCGGACGGCCGCCGCCGCCAACGGGAGTCAGGAAAATGA